Proteins from one Pongo abelii isolate AG06213 chromosome 7, NHGRI_mPonAbe1-v2.0_pri, whole genome shotgun sequence genomic window:
- the PUF60 gene encoding poly(U)-binding-splicing factor PUF60 isoform X7 encodes MATATIALQVNGQQGGGSEPAAAAVVAAGDKWKPPQGTDSIKMENGQSTAAKLGLPPLTPEQQEALQKAKKYAMEQSIKSVLVKQTIAHQQQQLTNLQMAAQRQRALAIMCRVYVGSIYYELGEDTIRQAFAPFGPIKSIDMSWDSVTMKHKGFAFVEYEVPEAAQLALEQMNSVMLGGRNIKVGRPSNIGQAQPIIDQLAEEARAFNRIYVASVHQDLSDDDIKSVFEAFGKIKSCTLARDPTTGKHKGYGFIEYEKAQSSQDAVSSMNLFDLGGQYLRVGKAVTPPMPLLTPATPGGLPPAAAVAAAAATAKITAQEAVAGAAVLGTLGTPGLVSPALTLAQPLGTLPQAVMAAQAPGVITGVTPARPPIPVTIPSVGVVNPILASPPTLGLLEPKKEKEEEELFPESERPEMLSEQEHMSISGSSARHMVMQKLLRKQESTVMVLRNMVDPKDIDDDLEGEVTEECGKFGAVNRVIIYQEKQGEEEDAEIIVKIFVEFSIASETHKAIQALNGRWFAGRKVVAEVYDQERFDNSDLSA; translated from the exons GGCACAGACTCCATCAAGATGGAGAACGGGCAGAGCACAGCCGCCAAGCTGGGGCTGCCGCCCCTGACGCCCGAGCAGCAGGAGGCCCTTCAGAAG GCCAAGAAGTACGCCATGGAGCAGAGCATCAAGAGCGTGCTGGTGAAGCAGACCATCgcgcaccagcagcagcagctcacCAATCTGCAG ATGGCGGCTCAGCGGCAGCGGGCGCTGGCCATCATGTGCCGTGTCTACGTGGGCTCTATCTACTACGAGCTGGGGGAGGACACCATCCGCCAGGCCTTTGCACCCTTTGGCCCCATCAAGAGCATCGACATGTCCTGGGATTCCGTCACCATGAAGCACAAG GGCTTTGCCTTCGTGGAGTATGAGGTCCCCGAAGCTGCACAGCTGGCCTTGGAGCAGATGAACTCGGTGATGCTGGGGGGCAGGAACATCAAG GTGGGCAGACCCAGCAACATAGGGCAGGCCCAGCCCATCATAGACCAGCTGGCTGAGGAGGCACGGGCCTTCAACCGCATCTACGTGGCCTCTGTGCACCAGGACCTCTCAGACGATGACATCAAGAGTGTGTTTGAGGCCTTTGGCAAGATCAAGTCCTGCACACTGGCCCGGGACCCCACAACGGGCAAGCACAAGGGCTACGGCTTCATTG AGTATGAGAAGGCCCAGTCGTCCCAAGATGCTGTGTCCTCCATGAACCTCTTTGACCTGGGTGGCCAGTACTTGCGGGTGGGCAAGGCCGTCACACCGCCCATGCCCCTACTCACACCCGCCACACCTGGAGGCCTCCCACCTGCTGCTGCTGTGGCAGCTGCTGCAGCCACTGCCAAGATCACAGCTCAG GAAGCAGTGGCCGGAGCAGCGGTGCTGGGTACCCTGGGTACACCTGGACTAGTGTCCCCAGCATTGACCCTGGCCCAGCCCCTGGGCACTTTGCCCCAGGCCGTCATGGCTGCCCAGGCACCTGGAGTCATCACAG GTGTGACCCCAGCCCGTCCTCCTATCCCGGTCACCATCCCCTCGGTGGGAGTGGTGAACCCCATCCTGGCCAGCCCTCCGACGCTGGGTCTCCTGGAGcccaagaaggagaaggaagaagaggagctgTTTCCCGAGTCAGAGCGGCCAGAGATGCTGAGCGAGCAGGAGCATATGAGCATCTCGGGCAGTAGCGCCCGCCACATGGTGATGCAGAAGCTGCTCCGCAAGCAGGAG TCTACTGTGATGGTTCTGCGCAACATGGTGGACCCCAAGGACATCGATGATGACCTGGAAGGGGAGGTGACAGAGGAGTGTGGCAAGTTCGGGGCGGTGAACCGCGTCATCATCTACCAAGAGAAACAAGGCGAGGAGGAGGATGCGGAAATCATTGTCAAGATCTTTGTGGAGTTTTCCATAGCCTCCGAGACTCATAAGGCCATCCAGGCCCTCAATGGCCGCTGGTTTGCTGGCCGCAAGGTGGTGGCTGAAGTGTACGACCAGGAGCGTTTTGATAACAGTGACCTCTCTGCGTGA
- the PUF60 gene encoding poly(U)-binding-splicing factor PUF60 isoform X11, with translation MENGQSTAAKLGLPPLTPEQQEALQKAKKYAMEQSIKSVLVKQTIAHQQQQLTNLQMAAVTMGFGDPLSPLQSMAAQRQRALAIMCRVYVGSIYYELGEDTIRQAFAPFGPIKSIDMSWDSVTMKHKGFAFVEYEVPEAAQLALEQMNSVMLGGRNIKVGRPSNIGQAQPIIDQLAEEARAFNRIYVASVHQDLSDDDIKSVFEAFGKIKSCTLARDPTTGKHKGYGFIEYEKAQSSQDAVSSMNLFDLGGQYLRVGKAVTPPMPLLTPATPGGLPPAAAVAAAAATAKITAQEAVAGAAVLGTLGTPGLVSPALTLAQPLGTLPQAVMAAQAPGVITGVTPARPPIPVTIPSVGVVNPILASPPTLGLLEPKKEKEEEELFPESERPEMLSEQEHMSISGSSARHMVMQKLLRKQESTVMVLRNMVDPKDIDDDLEGEVTEECGKFGAVNRVIIYQEKQGEEEDAEIIVKIFVEFSIASETHKAIQALNGRWFAGRKVVAEVYDQERFDNSDLSA, from the exons ATGGAGAACGGGCAGAGCACAGCCGCCAAGCTGGGGCTGCCGCCCCTGACGCCCGAGCAGCAGGAGGCCCTTCAGAAG GCCAAGAAGTACGCCATGGAGCAGAGCATCAAGAGCGTGCTGGTGAAGCAGACCATCgcgcaccagcagcagcagctcacCAATCTGCAG ATGGCAGCAGTGACAATGGGCTTTGGAGATCCTCTCTCACCTTTGCAATCG ATGGCGGCTCAGCGGCAGCGGGCGCTGGCCATCATGTGCCGTGTCTACGTGGGCTCTATCTACTACGAGCTGGGGGAGGACACCATCCGCCAGGCCTTTGCACCCTTTGGCCCCATCAAGAGCATCGACATGTCCTGGGATTCCGTCACCATGAAGCACAAG GGCTTTGCCTTCGTGGAGTATGAGGTCCCCGAAGCTGCACAGCTGGCCTTGGAGCAGATGAACTCGGTGATGCTGGGGGGCAGGAACATCAAG GTGGGCAGACCCAGCAACATAGGGCAGGCCCAGCCCATCATAGACCAGCTGGCTGAGGAGGCACGGGCCTTCAACCGCATCTACGTGGCCTCTGTGCACCAGGACCTCTCAGACGATGACATCAAGAGTGTGTTTGAGGCCTTTGGCAAGATCAAGTCCTGCACACTGGCCCGGGACCCCACAACGGGCAAGCACAAGGGCTACGGCTTCATTG AGTATGAGAAGGCCCAGTCGTCCCAAGATGCTGTGTCCTCCATGAACCTCTTTGACCTGGGTGGCCAGTACTTGCGGGTGGGCAAGGCCGTCACACCGCCCATGCCCCTACTCACACCCGCCACACCTGGAGGCCTCCCACCTGCTGCTGCTGTGGCAGCTGCTGCAGCCACTGCCAAGATCACAGCTCAG GAAGCAGTGGCCGGAGCAGCGGTGCTGGGTACCCTGGGTACACCTGGACTAGTGTCCCCAGCATTGACCCTGGCCCAGCCCCTGGGCACTTTGCCCCAGGCCGTCATGGCTGCCCAGGCACCTGGAGTCATCACAG GTGTGACCCCAGCCCGTCCTCCTATCCCGGTCACCATCCCCTCGGTGGGAGTGGTGAACCCCATCCTGGCCAGCCCTCCGACGCTGGGTCTCCTGGAGcccaagaaggagaaggaagaagaggagctgTTTCCCGAGTCAGAGCGGCCAGAGATGCTGAGCGAGCAGGAGCATATGAGCATCTCGGGCAGTAGCGCCCGCCACATGGTGATGCAGAAGCTGCTCCGCAAGCAGGAG TCTACTGTGATGGTTCTGCGCAACATGGTGGACCCCAAGGACATCGATGATGACCTGGAAGGGGAGGTGACAGAGGAGTGTGGCAAGTTCGGGGCGGTGAACCGCGTCATCATCTACCAAGAGAAACAAGGCGAGGAGGAGGATGCGGAAATCATTGTCAAGATCTTTGTGGAGTTTTCCATAGCCTCCGAGACTCATAAGGCCATCCAGGCCCTCAATGGCCGCTGGTTTGCTGGCCGCAAGGTGGTGGCTGAAGTGTACGACCAGGAGCGTTTTGATAACAGTGACCTCTCTGCGTGA
- the PUF60 gene encoding poly(U)-binding-splicing factor PUF60 isoform X2 codes for MATATIALVNGQQGGGSEPAAAAVVAAGDKWKPPQGTDSIKMENGQSTAAKLGLPPLTPEQQEALQKAKKYAMEQSIKSVLVKQTIAHQQQQLTNLQMAAVTMGFGDPLSPLQSMAAQRQRALAIMCRVYVGSIYYELGEDTIRQAFAPFGPIKSIDMSWDSVTMKHKGFAFVEYEVPEAAQLALEQMNSVMLGGRNIKVGRPSNIGQAQPIIDQLAEEARAFNRIYVASVHQDLSDDDIKSVFEAFGKIKSCTLARDPTTGKHKGYGFIEYEKAQSSQDAVSSMNLFDLGGQYLRVGKAVTPPMPLLTPATPGGLPPAAAVAAAAATAKITAQEAVAGAAVLGTLGTPGLVSPALTLAQPLGTLPQAVMAAQAPGVITGVTPARPPIPVTIPSVGVVNPILASPPTLGLLEPKKEKEEEELFPESERPEMLSEQEHMSISGSSARHMVMQKLLRKQEVGRGAGWWWGRVGGRAAVLSCLPLGPAPQSTVMVLRNMVDPKDIDDDLEGEVTEECGKFGAVNRVIIYQEKQGEEEDAEIIVKIFVEFSIASETHKAIQALNGRWFAGRKVVAEVYDQERFDNSDLSA; via the exons GGCACAGACTCCATCAAGATGGAGAACGGGCAGAGCACAGCCGCCAAGCTGGGGCTGCCGCCCCTGACGCCCGAGCAGCAGGAGGCCCTTCAGAAG GCCAAGAAGTACGCCATGGAGCAGAGCATCAAGAGCGTGCTGGTGAAGCAGACCATCgcgcaccagcagcagcagctcacCAATCTGCAG ATGGCAGCAGTGACAATGGGCTTTGGAGATCCTCTCTCACCTTTGCAATCG ATGGCGGCTCAGCGGCAGCGGGCGCTGGCCATCATGTGCCGTGTCTACGTGGGCTCTATCTACTACGAGCTGGGGGAGGACACCATCCGCCAGGCCTTTGCACCCTTTGGCCCCATCAAGAGCATCGACATGTCCTGGGATTCCGTCACCATGAAGCACAAG GGCTTTGCCTTCGTGGAGTATGAGGTCCCCGAAGCTGCACAGCTGGCCTTGGAGCAGATGAACTCGGTGATGCTGGGGGGCAGGAACATCAAG GTGGGCAGACCCAGCAACATAGGGCAGGCCCAGCCCATCATAGACCAGCTGGCTGAGGAGGCACGGGCCTTCAACCGCATCTACGTGGCCTCTGTGCACCAGGACCTCTCAGACGATGACATCAAGAGTGTGTTTGAGGCCTTTGGCAAGATCAAGTCCTGCACACTGGCCCGGGACCCCACAACGGGCAAGCACAAGGGCTACGGCTTCATTG AGTATGAGAAGGCCCAGTCGTCCCAAGATGCTGTGTCCTCCATGAACCTCTTTGACCTGGGTGGCCAGTACTTGCGGGTGGGCAAGGCCGTCACACCGCCCATGCCCCTACTCACACCCGCCACACCTGGAGGCCTCCCACCTGCTGCTGCTGTGGCAGCTGCTGCAGCCACTGCCAAGATCACAGCTCAG GAAGCAGTGGCCGGAGCAGCGGTGCTGGGTACCCTGGGTACACCTGGACTAGTGTCCCCAGCATTGACCCTGGCCCAGCCCCTGGGCACTTTGCCCCAGGCCGTCATGGCTGCCCAGGCACCTGGAGTCATCACAG GTGTGACCCCAGCCCGTCCTCCTATCCCGGTCACCATCCCCTCGGTGGGAGTGGTGAACCCCATCCTGGCCAGCCCTCCGACGCTGGGTCTCCTGGAGcccaagaaggagaaggaagaagaggagctgTTTCCCGAGTCAGAGCGGCCAGAGATGCTGAGCGAGCAGGAGCATATGAGCATCTCGGGCAGTAGCGCCCGCCACATGGTGATGCAGAAGCTGCTCCGCAAGCAGGAGGTGGGCAGAGGGgcggggtggtggtgggggagggtaGGGGGCAGGGCCGCAGTGCTCAGCTGTCTTCCCCTCGGCCCTGCCCCACAGTCTACTGTGATGGTTCTGCGCAACATGGTGGACCCCAAGGACATCGATGATGACCTGGAAGGGGAGGTGACAGAGGAGTGTGGCAAGTTCGGGGCGGTGAACCGCGTCATCATCTACCAAGAGAAACAAGGCGAGGAGGAGGATGCGGAAATCATTGTCAAGATCTTTGTGGAGTTTTCCATAGCCTCCGAGACTCATAAGGCCATCCAGGCCCTCAATGGCCGCTGGTTTGCTGGCCGCAAGGTGGTGGCTGAAGTGTACGACCAGGAGCGTTTTGATAACAGTGACCTCTCTGCGTGA
- the PUF60 gene encoding poly(U)-binding-splicing factor PUF60 isoform X6, with translation MATATIALGTDSIKMENGQSTAAKLGLPPLTPEQQEALQKAKKYAMEQSIKSVLVKQTIAHQQQQLTNLQMAAQRQRALAIMCRVYVGSIYYELGEDTIRQAFAPFGPIKSIDMSWDSVTMKHKGFAFVEYEVPEAAQLALEQMNSVMLGGRNIKVGRPSNIGQAQPIIDQLAEEARAFNRIYVASVHQDLSDDDIKSVFEAFGKIKSCTLARDPTTGKHKGYGFIEYEKAQSSQDAVSSMNLFDLGGQYLRVGKAVTPPMPLLTPATPGGLPPAAAVAAAAATAKITAQEAVAGAAVLGTLGTPGLVSPALTLAQPLGTLPQAVMAAQAPGVITGVTPARPPIPVTIPSVGVVNPILASPPTLGLLEPKKEKEEEELFPESERPEMLSEQEHMSISGSSARHMVMQKLLRKQEVGRGAGWWWGRVGGRAAVLSCLPLGPAPQSTVMVLRNMVDPKDIDDDLEGEVTEECGKFGAVNRVIIYQEKQGEEEDAEIIVKIFVEFSIASETHKAIQALNGRWFAGRKVVAEVYDQERFDNSDLSA, from the exons GGCACAGACTCCATCAAGATGGAGAACGGGCAGAGCACAGCCGCCAAGCTGGGGCTGCCGCCCCTGACGCCCGAGCAGCAGGAGGCCCTTCAGAAG GCCAAGAAGTACGCCATGGAGCAGAGCATCAAGAGCGTGCTGGTGAAGCAGACCATCgcgcaccagcagcagcagctcacCAATCTGCAG ATGGCGGCTCAGCGGCAGCGGGCGCTGGCCATCATGTGCCGTGTCTACGTGGGCTCTATCTACTACGAGCTGGGGGAGGACACCATCCGCCAGGCCTTTGCACCCTTTGGCCCCATCAAGAGCATCGACATGTCCTGGGATTCCGTCACCATGAAGCACAAG GGCTTTGCCTTCGTGGAGTATGAGGTCCCCGAAGCTGCACAGCTGGCCTTGGAGCAGATGAACTCGGTGATGCTGGGGGGCAGGAACATCAAG GTGGGCAGACCCAGCAACATAGGGCAGGCCCAGCCCATCATAGACCAGCTGGCTGAGGAGGCACGGGCCTTCAACCGCATCTACGTGGCCTCTGTGCACCAGGACCTCTCAGACGATGACATCAAGAGTGTGTTTGAGGCCTTTGGCAAGATCAAGTCCTGCACACTGGCCCGGGACCCCACAACGGGCAAGCACAAGGGCTACGGCTTCATTG AGTATGAGAAGGCCCAGTCGTCCCAAGATGCTGTGTCCTCCATGAACCTCTTTGACCTGGGTGGCCAGTACTTGCGGGTGGGCAAGGCCGTCACACCGCCCATGCCCCTACTCACACCCGCCACACCTGGAGGCCTCCCACCTGCTGCTGCTGTGGCAGCTGCTGCAGCCACTGCCAAGATCACAGCTCAG GAAGCAGTGGCCGGAGCAGCGGTGCTGGGTACCCTGGGTACACCTGGACTAGTGTCCCCAGCATTGACCCTGGCCCAGCCCCTGGGCACTTTGCCCCAGGCCGTCATGGCTGCCCAGGCACCTGGAGTCATCACAG GTGTGACCCCAGCCCGTCCTCCTATCCCGGTCACCATCCCCTCGGTGGGAGTGGTGAACCCCATCCTGGCCAGCCCTCCGACGCTGGGTCTCCTGGAGcccaagaaggagaaggaagaagaggagctgTTTCCCGAGTCAGAGCGGCCAGAGATGCTGAGCGAGCAGGAGCATATGAGCATCTCGGGCAGTAGCGCCCGCCACATGGTGATGCAGAAGCTGCTCCGCAAGCAGGAGGTGGGCAGAGGGgcggggtggtggtgggggagggtaGGGGGCAGGGCCGCAGTGCTCAGCTGTCTTCCCCTCGGCCCTGCCCCACAGTCTACTGTGATGGTTCTGCGCAACATGGTGGACCCCAAGGACATCGATGATGACCTGGAAGGGGAGGTGACAGAGGAGTGTGGCAAGTTCGGGGCGGTGAACCGCGTCATCATCTACCAAGAGAAACAAGGCGAGGAGGAGGATGCGGAAATCATTGTCAAGATCTTTGTGGAGTTTTCCATAGCCTCCGAGACTCATAAGGCCATCCAGGCCCTCAATGGCCGCTGGTTTGCTGGCCGCAAGGTGGTGGCTGAAGTGTACGACCAGGAGCGTTTTGATAACAGTGACCTCTCTGCGTGA
- the PUF60 gene encoding poly(U)-binding-splicing factor PUF60 isoform X12 translates to MATATIALGTDSIKMENGQSTAAKLGLPPLTPEQQEALQKAKKYAMEQSIKSVLVKQTIAHQQQQLTNLQMAAQRQRALAIMCRVYVGSIYYELGEDTIRQAFAPFGPIKSIDMSWDSVTMKHKGFAFVEYEVPEAAQLALEQMNSVMLGGRNIKVGRPSNIGQAQPIIDQLAEEARAFNRIYVASVHQDLSDDDIKSVFEAFGKIKSCTLARDPTTGKHKGYGFIEYEKAQSSQDAVSSMNLFDLGGQYLRVGKAVTPPMPLLTPATPGGLPPAAAVAAAAATAKITAQEAVAGAAVLGTLGTPGLVSPALTLAQPLGTLPQAVMAAQAPGVITGVTPARPPIPVTIPSVGVVNPILASPPTLGLLEPKKEKEEEELFPESERPEMLSEQEHMSISGSSARHMVMQKLLRKQESTVMVLRNMVDPKDIDDDLEGEVTEECGKFGAVNRVIIYQEKQGEEEDAEIIVKIFVEFSIASETHKAIQALNGRWFAGRKVVAEVYDQERFDNSDLSA, encoded by the exons GGCACAGACTCCATCAAGATGGAGAACGGGCAGAGCACAGCCGCCAAGCTGGGGCTGCCGCCCCTGACGCCCGAGCAGCAGGAGGCCCTTCAGAAG GCCAAGAAGTACGCCATGGAGCAGAGCATCAAGAGCGTGCTGGTGAAGCAGACCATCgcgcaccagcagcagcagctcacCAATCTGCAG ATGGCGGCTCAGCGGCAGCGGGCGCTGGCCATCATGTGCCGTGTCTACGTGGGCTCTATCTACTACGAGCTGGGGGAGGACACCATCCGCCAGGCCTTTGCACCCTTTGGCCCCATCAAGAGCATCGACATGTCCTGGGATTCCGTCACCATGAAGCACAAG GGCTTTGCCTTCGTGGAGTATGAGGTCCCCGAAGCTGCACAGCTGGCCTTGGAGCAGATGAACTCGGTGATGCTGGGGGGCAGGAACATCAAG GTGGGCAGACCCAGCAACATAGGGCAGGCCCAGCCCATCATAGACCAGCTGGCTGAGGAGGCACGGGCCTTCAACCGCATCTACGTGGCCTCTGTGCACCAGGACCTCTCAGACGATGACATCAAGAGTGTGTTTGAGGCCTTTGGCAAGATCAAGTCCTGCACACTGGCCCGGGACCCCACAACGGGCAAGCACAAGGGCTACGGCTTCATTG AGTATGAGAAGGCCCAGTCGTCCCAAGATGCTGTGTCCTCCATGAACCTCTTTGACCTGGGTGGCCAGTACTTGCGGGTGGGCAAGGCCGTCACACCGCCCATGCCCCTACTCACACCCGCCACACCTGGAGGCCTCCCACCTGCTGCTGCTGTGGCAGCTGCTGCAGCCACTGCCAAGATCACAGCTCAG GAAGCAGTGGCCGGAGCAGCGGTGCTGGGTACCCTGGGTACACCTGGACTAGTGTCCCCAGCATTGACCCTGGCCCAGCCCCTGGGCACTTTGCCCCAGGCCGTCATGGCTGCCCAGGCACCTGGAGTCATCACAG GTGTGACCCCAGCCCGTCCTCCTATCCCGGTCACCATCCCCTCGGTGGGAGTGGTGAACCCCATCCTGGCCAGCCCTCCGACGCTGGGTCTCCTGGAGcccaagaaggagaaggaagaagaggagctgTTTCCCGAGTCAGAGCGGCCAGAGATGCTGAGCGAGCAGGAGCATATGAGCATCTCGGGCAGTAGCGCCCGCCACATGGTGATGCAGAAGCTGCTCCGCAAGCAGGAG TCTACTGTGATGGTTCTGCGCAACATGGTGGACCCCAAGGACATCGATGATGACCTGGAAGGGGAGGTGACAGAGGAGTGTGGCAAGTTCGGGGCGGTGAACCGCGTCATCATCTACCAAGAGAAACAAGGCGAGGAGGAGGATGCGGAAATCATTGTCAAGATCTTTGTGGAGTTTTCCATAGCCTCCGAGACTCATAAGGCCATCCAGGCCCTCAATGGCCGCTGGTTTGCTGGCCGCAAGGTGGTGGCTGAAGTGTACGACCAGGAGCGTTTTGATAACAGTGACCTCTCTGCGTGA
- the PUF60 gene encoding poly(U)-binding-splicing factor PUF60 isoform X8, whose product MATATIALVNGQQGGGSEPAAAAVVAAGDKWKPPQGTDSIKMENGQSTAAKLGLPPLTPEQQEALQKAKKYAMEQSIKSVLVKQTIAHQQQQLTNLQMAAQRQRALAIMCRVYVGSIYYELGEDTIRQAFAPFGPIKSIDMSWDSVTMKHKGFAFVEYEVPEAAQLALEQMNSVMLGGRNIKVGRPSNIGQAQPIIDQLAEEARAFNRIYVASVHQDLSDDDIKSVFEAFGKIKSCTLARDPTTGKHKGYGFIEYEKAQSSQDAVSSMNLFDLGGQYLRVGKAVTPPMPLLTPATPGGLPPAAAVAAAAATAKITAQEAVAGAAVLGTLGTPGLVSPALTLAQPLGTLPQAVMAAQAPGVITGVTPARPPIPVTIPSVGVVNPILASPPTLGLLEPKKEKEEEELFPESERPEMLSEQEHMSISGSSARHMVMQKLLRKQESTVMVLRNMVDPKDIDDDLEGEVTEECGKFGAVNRVIIYQEKQGEEEDAEIIVKIFVEFSIASETHKAIQALNGRWFAGRKVVAEVYDQERFDNSDLSA is encoded by the exons GGCACAGACTCCATCAAGATGGAGAACGGGCAGAGCACAGCCGCCAAGCTGGGGCTGCCGCCCCTGACGCCCGAGCAGCAGGAGGCCCTTCAGAAG GCCAAGAAGTACGCCATGGAGCAGAGCATCAAGAGCGTGCTGGTGAAGCAGACCATCgcgcaccagcagcagcagctcacCAATCTGCAG ATGGCGGCTCAGCGGCAGCGGGCGCTGGCCATCATGTGCCGTGTCTACGTGGGCTCTATCTACTACGAGCTGGGGGAGGACACCATCCGCCAGGCCTTTGCACCCTTTGGCCCCATCAAGAGCATCGACATGTCCTGGGATTCCGTCACCATGAAGCACAAG GGCTTTGCCTTCGTGGAGTATGAGGTCCCCGAAGCTGCACAGCTGGCCTTGGAGCAGATGAACTCGGTGATGCTGGGGGGCAGGAACATCAAG GTGGGCAGACCCAGCAACATAGGGCAGGCCCAGCCCATCATAGACCAGCTGGCTGAGGAGGCACGGGCCTTCAACCGCATCTACGTGGCCTCTGTGCACCAGGACCTCTCAGACGATGACATCAAGAGTGTGTTTGAGGCCTTTGGCAAGATCAAGTCCTGCACACTGGCCCGGGACCCCACAACGGGCAAGCACAAGGGCTACGGCTTCATTG AGTATGAGAAGGCCCAGTCGTCCCAAGATGCTGTGTCCTCCATGAACCTCTTTGACCTGGGTGGCCAGTACTTGCGGGTGGGCAAGGCCGTCACACCGCCCATGCCCCTACTCACACCCGCCACACCTGGAGGCCTCCCACCTGCTGCTGCTGTGGCAGCTGCTGCAGCCACTGCCAAGATCACAGCTCAG GAAGCAGTGGCCGGAGCAGCGGTGCTGGGTACCCTGGGTACACCTGGACTAGTGTCCCCAGCATTGACCCTGGCCCAGCCCCTGGGCACTTTGCCCCAGGCCGTCATGGCTGCCCAGGCACCTGGAGTCATCACAG GTGTGACCCCAGCCCGTCCTCCTATCCCGGTCACCATCCCCTCGGTGGGAGTGGTGAACCCCATCCTGGCCAGCCCTCCGACGCTGGGTCTCCTGGAGcccaagaaggagaaggaagaagaggagctgTTTCCCGAGTCAGAGCGGCCAGAGATGCTGAGCGAGCAGGAGCATATGAGCATCTCGGGCAGTAGCGCCCGCCACATGGTGATGCAGAAGCTGCTCCGCAAGCAGGAG TCTACTGTGATGGTTCTGCGCAACATGGTGGACCCCAAGGACATCGATGATGACCTGGAAGGGGAGGTGACAGAGGAGTGTGGCAAGTTCGGGGCGGTGAACCGCGTCATCATCTACCAAGAGAAACAAGGCGAGGAGGAGGATGCGGAAATCATTGTCAAGATCTTTGTGGAGTTTTCCATAGCCTCCGAGACTCATAAGGCCATCCAGGCCCTCAATGGCCGCTGGTTTGCTGGCCGCAAGGTGGTGGCTGAAGTGTACGACCAGGAGCGTTTTGATAACAGTGACCTCTCTGCGTGA